A part of Carettochelys insculpta isolate YL-2023 chromosome 1, ASM3395843v1, whole genome shotgun sequence genomic DNA contains:
- the LOC142001315 gene encoding claw keratin-like: protein MTCSSLCYPACGVARPSPVTGSCNEPCVRQCPDSEVVIQPSPVVVTLPGPIMSNFPQQSEVGAVGAPVVGAGYGGSFGAGGYYGYGGLYGGYGFGGPYGSGGRFGYGGHCGYPGFYGYGGYGGYPGCYGNGGACGSGISCHRYRSGSCAPC, encoded by the coding sequence ATGACTTGCTCCAGCCTGTGCTATCCAGCCTGTGGTGTTGCCCGGCCCAGTCCCgtcactggcagctgcaacgAGCCCTGCGTTCGCCAGTGCCCTGACTCCGAAGTGGTGATCCAGCCCTCCCCGGTTGTGGTGACCCTCCCAGGACCCATTATGAGCAACTTCCCTCAGCAGAGTGAAGTTGGTGCCGTAGGGGCACCAGTGGTGGGAGCCGGCTATGGGGGCTCTTTCGGTGCAGGGGGATATTACGGCTATGGCGGCCTTTACGGAGGATATGGTTTCGGGGGCCCATACGGCTCTGGCGGCCGTTTTGGTTATGGGGGACACTGCGGTTACCCAGGATTTTATGGGTACGGGGGTTACGGCGGTTACCCAGGCTGTTACGGTAATGGGGGAGCATGCGGTTCCGGGATCTCTTGCCATAGGTACCGCAGTGGAAGCTGTGCACCATGTTAA
- the LOC142001306 gene encoding claw keratin-like yields the protein MTCSSLCYPACGVARPSPVTGSCNEPCVRQCPDSEVVINPSPVVVTLPGPIMSNFPQQSEVGAVGAPVVGAGYGGSFGAGGYYGYGGLYGGYGFGGPYGYGGLYGGYGFGGPYGYGGRFGYGGHCGYPGFYGYGGYGGYPGYNGNGGACGSGISCHRYRSGSCAPC from the coding sequence ATGACTTGCTCCAGCCTTTGCTATCCAGCCTGTGGTGTTGCCCGGCCCAGTCCCgtcactggcagctgcaacgAGCCCTGCGTTCGCCAGTGCCCTGACTCTGAAGTGGTGATCAACCCCTCGCCGGTTGTGGTGACCCTCCCAGGACCCATTATGAGCAACTTCCCTCAGCAGAGTGAAGTTGGTGCCGTAGGGGCACCAGTGGTGGGAGCTGGCTATGGGGGCTCTTTCGGTGCAGGGGGATATTACGGCTATGGCGGCCTTTATGGAGGATATGGTTTCGGGGGCCCATACGGCTATGGCGGCCTTTACGGAGGATATGGTTTCGGGGGCCCATACGGCTATGGAGGCCGTTTTGGTTACGGGGGACACTGCGGTTACCCAGGATTTTATGGCTACGGGGGTTACGGCGGTTACCCAGGCTATAACGGTAATGGGGGAGCATGCGGTTCCGGGATCTCTTGCCATAGGTACCGCAGTGGAAGCTGTGCACCATGTTAA